ACAGCTCCCAGCTGGAGGTTACGCGCGGCGATGGGAGAGGCTCAGTTAAAGACGCTGTGCATCTTGGTTTTCTGGTCTGCGCAAAAGGCACTTCCCGGACAGCACGGCTCTGAAGGACCGAGGGGCCCCGGGAAAGGCGAGAAAGTCAAGGTGCGTACAGCTAGCTCTACACGCAAAGGAGGGAAgccagtgggcagagggagacgcagcgCTGATTTCCCCCGCCCTCAGGCACGAGCTCCAGCTCTTGAGCAGAAGGGTCTCCCAGTCTGCCGTCGTGCGGACGCGAAACAGGGCGGCGCGTCCCCTGAAGGGGCCGAGATCCCCGCCTCCGGCAGCGGGAGAAAGGGGTTGCACTGAGCGCTCGGGGTGCTGCGAGGCTGCGAGGGGCGGGTCTGGGTGCTGCCCCTCCCGCGCTCCGGCCTGGGTTCTGGGCGCTGGGGGCGGGCAGGGGAGGAGCCACGGGGGAGGAGCAAAACCTGGAGGCCCCGGGAATCTTGGGCAGAGCCAGAGTGGCAAGAGCCGGATCCCGGGCGCACAGCCCCGGGAGAAAAGCCCGCCGTCCGGGCCGAGCGCCGCCACGGAGTCCGTGCGCAACCGGCGAGAAGGCCCTGTGCCGACGGTTCGAGGCTCCTAGGCTCCTAAACCGTCGCAGAGCTGCTTGGCTGCCCGTCTCCCACCTACCCCCTCTGCCGCCCCTCCGGGGCCCAGACCGACCCGCCACCTGCGTCCCGGTTGCGCCATGGATCCATCGGAGAAGAAGATATCCGTGTGGATCTGCCAGGAGGAGAAGCTGGTGTCTGGTCTCTCTCGCCGCACCACCTGCTCGGACGTGGTGCGGGTGCTGTTGGAGGACGGCTGCCGGCGGCCGCGGAGGCAGCGGCGGGGCCGGCGGCGGGGGGCGGCCAGCGACTCGCCAGGCCGGGAGGAGCTGCGGGAACTCCTGGACGAGGACGACGAGGACGACGATGAGGCGCTGCCGCAAGGCATGTTGTGCGGGCCCCCGCAGTGCTATTGCATTGTGGAGAAGTGGCGGGGCTTTGAGCGTATACTGCCCAATAAGACGCGCATCTTGCGTCTCTGGGCCGCCTGGGGCGACGAGCAAGAGAATGTGCGCTTCGTGCTGGTGCGCAGCGAGGCATCGCTACCCAACGCGGGCCCCCGCAGCGCCGAGGCGCGCGTCGTGCTCAGTCGTGAGCGCCCCTGCTCGGCCCGGGGGGTCCTGGCGCGGCCCAGCCTGGCCATGACCCAGGAGAAGCAGCGGCGGGTGGTACGCAAGGCCTTCCGCAAGCTGGCCAAGCTCAACCGGCGGCGCCAGCAGCAGCCGTCGTCACCCTGTTCGTCCACGTCGTCGTCCACCGCCTCATCCTGTTCGTCTTCGCCGCAGGCCGCCGAGAGCGCATCCGTGGAGCGCATGGAGACGCTGGTGCATTTGGTGCTCTCCCAGGACCACACCATCCGCCAACAGGTGCAGCGGCTCCGGGAACTGGATCGCGAGATCGACCGCTATGAGGCTAAGGTGCACCTGGACCGCATGCGGCGACATGGAGTCAACTACGTGCAGGACACTTACTTAGTGGGCGCAGGCATCGAGGTGGACGGGCCCAGCCCGGGAGAGGAGCCGGAGGCGGCCGCGGCTCCCCTGGACGGCGAGGCGCAGGCGGCCGCGCTGGAGGAGCTGGCCCAGCGGTGCGACGACCTACTGTGCCTGCAGGAGCAGCGAGCCCAGCAGGAGGAGTTGCTCGAGCGCCTCTCGGCCGAGATTCAGGAGGAGCTGAACCAGAGGTGGATGCGGAGGCGCCAGGAGGAGCTCGCGGCGCGGGAGGAGCCCCTGGAGCTTGACGGCAGCCACGACGGTGAGCTGCTGCTGGAGCAGGAGCGGGTCAGGACGCAGCTCAGCACCAGCCTCTACATCGGGCTCCGGCTCAACACGGACCTGGAGGCTGTCAAGTCGGATTTGGATTACAGCCAGCAGCAGTGGGACACCAAGGAGCGCGAGCTGCAGGGCCTTCTCCAGACTTTGCACACGTTGGAGCTGACGGTAGCGCCCGACGGGACTCTCGGCTCTGGCGATCCCTCCCGGGAATCCCGACCTCAGGGCCGCGCCGAGGTGTGGGTGGATCAGGCCCGCGGGCTGGCCAAGAGCTGTCCCGGCAACGACGAGGACTCGGATACCGGGCTGAGCTCTATGCACAGCCAGGACTCGGACTCGGTGCCAGTGTGCGAATCTCTTGTGTAAGGCGagcagggtgggagagggggacgACCCTTCCCACTTCCTTGCAGAAAGCACTGGCATGGCCTGCTCAGGGACTTCAAACCAGGTTGGGGGTGGGCCGGGGACCCCTGCCAGGGAGCAGCGCTCCCACTGGGCCTGGGCCGGGGGAGCGGGCAGggggggggagggctggggacgcCTGTCCTGCGCTCCTCTGGTTCCCCAGAGAGTAGTGAGGGGTGCGGGAAAAGGGAGGCCAGGTCTCCGTTCCAAGCTCTttcaggggaaggagggaggaaggtggtGAGACCCTCCCGTACTGGAAAATAAAAGCCCCAGGGAAACTGACGTGGTCCGAAcccattttcaaaaaaagaaaaaggaaaaaaaagtattatgaaGATTTCAGCAATCTTCTGTATGGGAAGGACTGATGGCAGCTAGAACTTCAGTTTGTGGTGCAAAGTGCTTTTAAAAGAAACTCTTGGATGAAAAGGAAATTCCTTGAATGTTAAT
The genomic region above belongs to Neovison vison isolate M4711 chromosome 7, ASM_NN_V1, whole genome shotgun sequence and contains:
- the RASSF10 gene encoding ras association domain-containing protein 10, coding for MDPSEKKISVWICQEEKLVSGLSRRTTCSDVVRVLLEDGCRRPRRQRRGRRRGAASDSPGREELRELLDEDDEDDDEALPQGMLCGPPQCYCIVEKWRGFERILPNKTRILRLWAAWGDEQENVRFVLVRSEASLPNAGPRSAEARVVLSRERPCSARGVLARPSLAMTQEKQRRVVRKAFRKLAKLNRRRQQQPSSPCSSTSSSTASSCSSSPQAAESASVERMETLVHLVLSQDHTIRQQVQRLRELDREIDRYEAKVHLDRMRRHGVNYVQDTYLVGAGIEVDGPSPGEEPEAAAAPLDGEAQAAALEELAQRCDDLLCLQEQRAQQEELLERLSAEIQEELNQRWMRRRQEELAAREEPLELDGSHDGELLLEQERVRTQLSTSLYIGLRLNTDLEAVKSDLDYSQQQWDTKERELQGLLQTLHTLELTVAPDGTLGSGDPSRESRPQGRAEVWVDQARGLAKSCPGNDEDSDTGLSSMHSQDSDSVPVCESLV